The genomic interval GCTGTTGTCTTAggtcaggctgccataacaaaataccatacagtgagtggcttaaacaacaggtacttattttctcatagttctggaggctggaagtctgagatcaaggagccagcatggtcaggttctggtgaggggtCTCTTCCTAGCTtatagatggctgccttcttgctgtgtcctcacatgagaGAAGGGGGAAGCAAGCTCTTTTGGTCTTTTCTTgaaaggacactaatcctataaTTAGGGTCTTGCCCTCATGACCTCAtgtaaacctaattacctctcaaagtCCCCATTTCCAACATATGGGTCTGGCCTTCAACGCATCATTTGGGAGGACGTGGTTCAGTTTTTAGCTGCTactgaaagggatatttgtcatgGAAGATGTAAATAGTAATCCTACATTGGGAAGAGCTTAAACCAGATCATGTCTAAGGTTTTTCTAGTGTTTAGATTCTATAATGTTGCTGTTAatgtttttatcctttttttaatcAGATAAACCTTCaaatccaaagaaagaaaatgtgttattatCCTCCAATGGTTGTGATGAAGTCAAAGTGACTTTTCCTGATGATGACTGGGATTCTTTGACACTAGAGCAAAGAGctaataataaagaaatcagCAATATTGACAAAATGGATTTATTAGAACCATTTTTTTCAGTGAGTCAAGATACTAACACAGAGAGTACTCACTTTCAGTcaagtgaacttgaagacagtaCTGACTATGCTTTCTTGAATAAAACATATTCTATACCTTATTCAGAGTCAAAACTAAAGAAGGAAAGTCTTACTCCTTTAAGTTCAGAATTAGATCCTGAAGTGCAGAAAAAAGAGGAGGtgttttttgatattttggaACATCAAGATAAGACTGTTGGCTTGGAAAGAATCTACAATATTTCAGATACTAATTACAGAGAAAGTGCTGAAGATACACAAAAGCATGATACAGATGAAGACTCACAGCAGGAATATCACAGTGCAGAAGAACAAGAATACATATGTAACCATTTATCTTTTGACCAAACAaaaacattaggtatatctaatCCAGAAGTTGTTGAATTAGGAAATGCAGGTTATGAAGTTAAATGTGCTAGCAATGTAGAAGATAATCGTGTTAACTCGGGAAGTGGTTCAATCATCTCATTAGATTCACTTGATGTTTATGGACAAGAAGAGTCACTTCATGTCTCCAAATTTCAGAATTCTGTTATGTTAAGAGAATATCATGACCTAAAGCATGAAAAGTGTAAGGAACAAGAGACTAGTTCAATGTACCACACTGTATTTGATGGCAGTGTACTAAGAAGCAATTCTTCAGGAAACCAGGAATCTCAATCTAAGAGTGGTTCCTTGAGCCctcaaaaagtattaaaaatgaaaatttatactGAAAACATGaaatctcaaataaatgaaagtaaagatTTTTGTGGAAATAAAATTGTTGAGAACAAAATGTTACTGCACCTTGAAAATCCTAGCACATTACCACAGGATAAAGCTTTAGAGACATTACCCCAACCCTGTAAAGATTGTCAAACTTCCTGGACCTCTGTTTTTGATGATTCAATAATTTCTGCCTGTGGATATTATGAAAGCCTACAAAACACCTCTGACTCAGCCTTAGATTTTTCTGCTATGCTACCAAAGATCGCAGTCAGAGATAATCAGGCAATAGAAGATAATACTTCCCTAAAAGTTGCTCATAGCAGTACCGCAAAGAAAACATGCTTTCACAATATACAAGGAATGTGTACTAAATCATTGAGAGATGCAGCAAGTTGTACAGTCACAATTAATCAGACAGTGGACGTTAGCACTGATTTTAGGGCTTGTTTCACAACCAGCAGGGCAACAAGTGCGAGACCTTCTGTGGTATCTACATCAAGCAACACAGAGATAACAATGATGAATAAAAAACGGCCTGATGAATggcaaaatgagaaacaaaaaagtGTGGCTTGTAGTACAGATTGGTCATACAGTGAAGATTGTATAGATACACAGATGGCTATAACAAAAGGATCAGGAAAATCTCCCTCAGTTGACAGTTTAAAACCTAATGGAAATTTTCTAAATAAGGTAAAATCAATATGAGTAACAATAAAATTTAGACTTTATAAAGAGACAGTGTATGCTAATGTAAGTGTTTTTGGTTCGTTGAATTAAGGCTTTTGTGAGAAGATGCTAGACGAGGGgagtaaattaaaaagtaaattaaaaaaaaagatgtgtaaaTTACCACCAGTTCTATCCTCCTCTCATGGCAGCTCCTCCCACAAAATCCATTAGaaattgaattgtacattttattagTTTGGAATTTCagatataacattttttaaatttaattttaaatcatattttcagGATTTCCTGGAATTAAGAAAACCATGTGGTATCACAGACCTAAAGAAACATCCTGAGAggtacatcatatatatatgcttaCAGATACATCtggaagaaaaaatcaaaatagtatTTGCTGTCTGTATAGCATACTTACCCATATAGAATAGTAGCTAAAATGGACTTTAAGAAATCATCTGTTTCAACCGTTTGccttcaaataaatattaaaacaatatagAATATTAAAGCTCTTCACTTATTGAGATTTCAGTCTCAATTTCTTCAGAAACTCATGGCATCTAATCTTTACTTGTTCAACCCAAATCCATACTGatttaattttccatttcctttcacttTATTCACCTGTAGACCAAAACAAACTAGCACTTTTGGAATATGTCATTTATTTGGAAAAGTAAATAGCTACTTTCACAGGAGCATTTTAATCTTGATTTTAACTCATTTTTGCGTAATTTGCTTTGCATTTATCAGATACTCTTGTAATTCAGAACACAGTGGAGAACCAGGAagtgggagggagagaaacagggaaGGTCTGAGAAGCCAAATTAGTTATCATACTCTGAGGtcatttactttttccttcacttattaCTCATTCTTCTAATATGTTTAATCTGGTGTTCCAGttgtataaaattaaattatcgGTTTCTAGAAGCAGAACTATTGAGAATAGCTAGAAGTGGCAATTAGTAACAAGGGAAGACCTCCAAAAACCACTAATACTCAAAAAAAATAGTGATTTGGGGCTTTTTGATATAACAGTACAGCAAAATATTTGCTTATATTAATGATCCTTAATTATTaagaaatatgtaaattattttctattaaaaagataatatgttttaagaataattttcatCCAAAATgcttataacttttaaaaatcttggcCAAAGTTTGATTTAGattgaaaaaaatccattgaTTCTGGATAAATAAGGTCATTAACAAAATGACTTTATAGAGAATAAGTAATTCTCCAGAATAAACAATTCTCAAATTCATACTTCCTTTTTTGGTAAAAGAAAGTATGAATTTGAGAATTGTTTACTTCCTGGACCTCTAGAATGAATATATTTAGCTTTAACGTCTTGTTTTCTGAAGTTGTTATATATTCCCACAGCCTCTTCATCTTTAGTATAAATTGATTTAAACTTGACagggaaatataaaaaatttaaaatctgtttctGGAGCCATGTTATTACTATAGAAAAATGTTTGGAATCTTATCTGAtcctatcttttatttttaaagggaagttcaactttttaaagatacagaaaaGGATTTGCCATCAATGTGCTGTCAGAAGATAATGCAGAGAGCCATGAAAGCAGAGCTGCACCTTTTAAATGTTCACTATCAGATGTGTCGTCGCCATTGTTGTGATATTTACAAACTTGTAATGGAAAATAGGGAAGGattaaatatgtgtttattaatttaaaatctgttttttcttaGAGATTTGTCACTAGCTTTAAGTTTATTCTAGAGAGTttctctaattttcatttttgaagagtAAAATGAGGAGTAGATTGTTACTGGGTTTGTTAGTTAGCCTAAGGGTAATAGAACCCTTGAGTTTCATGGAGGGGCCACAGTGCATGGTTGACATGATGAATCCAGTGAAAACATAGATTTGTTGTTTCTTTATAAAGTTCAAGTAAGGATGAAGTTAGAGAGTTTTTGCATGACATGCTGCCACACTTTCTCTGGCTTATGTGTCAAGAGTTGTTTGTACTGCCTTTAGAAAAACACATTTACTGtggttcatttttttgtttcactcagcatttaaaagaaaatatttagagtTCTAGTAAAATTAGAACCAAGTGGGGTTGGGCaaggtggcttgtgcctataatgccagcactctgggaagctgaggcaggagaatcacttaaggccaagagttcaagaccaatgtgggtaacataatgagacccccgtctctacaatacttttttttacaaattagcTGAGGATTGTGgcacacatgtagtcctagcaacttgcgaggctgagacaggaggattgcttgagcccaggagttcaagaaccaagtgtataatataaaattagtGTTAAATGGATGACTTGGGCCTAAATAATTTAGTTTTGTGCACTCAACTTTTGAACAGGAATTTATCAAGTAATTCTGCCAAGAAGGAATTGGGATCAGCACTACTGTCTCTTTTGAGGGACTTAAAAGTTAGATATGtgactttgaaagaaaaaatacacaaaggcATACCGCTAGAAGAGCTGCCCCCACTGTCACTAGAATCAAAATTATTATCTACCTTCTCTACTTTTGCTTCCagggtatgtatgtatgttttagaaataaaaaattttacttcatttagacaaaacattttaaacaaagatttttttccttttctctctttccagctaatgaaaaaggaaacacatgtGTGAGTTACGGTTTCGTCTGATTTATAATTCATTAGATCCTAAAAATTGCTTAATTCAGTTAACTTTAAACTTTCTGTTTTGTTCCCTATTTAGAACATTGATAAATGTTTCAATGAagtgtttatcttttttcttgaCATTTAATATTGTACAAATGTATggggtacatgtaatattttgttgCATGCATAGGATGTGTACTAATCAAGTTAATATtcaggatatccatcaccttgtgTATTTGTCATTTCTAtgtgttaggaacatttcaagtcctctcttttagctactttgaaatatacattgtagttaactatagtcaccttactCTGTTGTCAAACATTAGATCGTATTTCTTCTGAAATGTTCTTTTTAGCTTTTCAGAAGCAGGTGCTGAACAAGATGATCAGAGGGCTCATGATGTTGATGTTTCTTCGAACCTAAAAAAGACACTCTCTCAAGTAAGGGTCCTTGAAAGTTCATCAATGCAAATCTTTAACTGTATGGTTTACGTAAAGTAAACCATAATTTTCAGAAACCCTGACATCCTTCTTTTCACTCAACTGGCTTACTTTGTGTACTACCATTTGAGGGATATAACTGATTATAATGGTATATTTATGTCGAGTCCTGATCAAACAGATATCAACCGTATATGTTGAGTagggtgaccatataatttaCACCACACCAGGAGACTTTTGAGGTTGAAAGAGTGTAATGGTAATTCTCTACAACAGTCGGTATAAACCTGGACTGTCCTGGGCAAACAATAATTTAGTGCCATCATCATGTGAAGCCAGTGCAATTAAAACTAACATTTTGTACCTTCATCTCATGAGGTAAAGTAATAATTCAGTCATTTTAGACAGGGAAAagttataatttcttctttactgaaatgatgaaaatcatttttaaatgcctGTCATAGGTTTTCTTACTCTTTCTTGTTCCCCCAAGAAAATGTTTGTCAGATGACAACCAAGAAGGAAGATTTAATCTATGTAAGAACACTCTGAAAATTACAAAGTGTTATGGAAACATTGGTTATATTCTATTATTGAGCAAGGAGGCAATTGAATAGGAAGGCTGGGGTTTAGTCTGCTTTTCTGACCTTGGTTTTAACCCTGAGGTTTCTTTATTTGAGTAATATTAATCCCCCAAGATGAATTCCAAAGTTAAAAGTGAAATACTTGATTGAGTAAAAGTAAATTACTTTAACATTGTCTATTCCattgttaaattctttttttaaaaaatctcagttATCCACAAAGAATTAACAGGTCAAAAACTAGATTTTTATGTACTTAATGGTAGGAATGGTATAACCTGTTTAGGGagaacaataaattattttttaaagaacaagatGAAGATATAACGTTTCTTATAATCTGGTTTTGGCTACAAAACAATATTGATTTTAagttgagatttattttaagttGAGATTACATTTTAATTCCTGTCTCATTAAATTAATTGGTAATGCATGAAACTCAGTATAGTGTTTCTAAATTTCAGCTACTCATGTACCATCTTCACAATTTACCGTAGCCCTGTATTACCTATAATGTTACTTTGTCTTTAAATGATTCTcctttttacataaatttaaatgtaaataataactATTACATATAGGAAAGAAATATTGCTTCTCATAAATAAAAGATACACATAAGCATACACTAAATTAAATATGTAACTGTTAAAGGTTAAtgtgataaatatttgtgtatatatattttttatatatatatatatatatacctccaAAAATTATCTCGATTACTTCTCATGTGTGTATGCCACACTTTGCCAAATAGAAGTGTTAGCACAGTCATTATACACAGACTGGATTCAAATTGTAAGTCTTGTTAACTGTGTAACATGAAGCAACAAGTTACTTAGATTCTGTTTTCTCACATGTCAGGTCAGGTTGATAATGTTTTCCTTTCAGAGCCCTCATTACTGTAAAGGCTGAATAATGCCAGTGAAGAGTACCTGTCACATAGTAAGAGCATAATAATTATTTGcccttatttattgtttttattatcttaATCCTCAGATGTCTTTATCATCTGACAATAGTCATGCTACACAAAACATATCACCCAAGAAAGATGACTTTAAAAATGGTGATATAAATGCAGACTTTAGTCAACTGAAACTTGATGATAAAGGTTAGTATAAAAATGTGTTATCTTGTATAgttgctggaaaacaaaataaggtTTAAAGTATTGGTAGtgtttattcattaaataaaaataaattttcttaattgATGGAAAGGCATCATTCTGATTATAAATGTCAAGTATGTTCTTATTATTGCTACTTGACATCTTTAAGGTTGCTTAATATAGCTGACAATGCTAAATAATAATATGGACTCTTATTCTTCTGGTTCATGTTTTTAGTATGAAAATTCTCTCTTGTATCTAATTTGTATCTCTGTAAATTGTGTGCATTTTAGCA from Pongo abelii isolate AG06213 chromosome 11, NHGRI_mPonAbe1-v2.0_pri, whole genome shotgun sequence carries:
- the RBM44 gene encoding RNA-binding protein 44: MQATAVVETASGKGYHSNGGNLQKDKPSNPKKENVLLSSNGCDEVKVTFPDDDWDSLTLEQRANNKEISNIDKMDLLEPFFSVSQDTNTESTHFQSSELEDSTDYAFLNKTYSIPYSESKLKKESLTPLSSELDPEVQKKEEVFFDILEHQDKTVGLERIYNISDTNYRESAEDTQKHDTDEDSQQEYHSAEEQEYICNHLSFDQTKTLGISNPEVVELGNAGYEVKCASNVEDNRVNSGSGSIISLDSLDVYGQEESLHVSKFQNSVMLREYHDLKHEKCKEQETSSMYHTVFDGSVLRSNSSGNQESQSKSGSLSPQKVLKMKIYTENMKSQINESKDFCGNKIVENKMLLHLENPSTLPQDKALETLPQPCKDCQTSWTSVFDDSIISACGYYESLQNTSDSALDFSAMLPKIAVRDNQAIEDNTSLKVAHSSTAKKTCFHNIQGMCTKSLRDAASCTVTINQTVDVSTDFRACFTTSRATSARPSVVSTSSNTEITMMNKKRPDEWQNEKQKSVACSTDWSYSEDCIDTQMAITKGSGKSPSVDSLKPNGNFLNKDFLELRKPCGITDLKKHPEREVQLFKDTEKDLPSMCCQKIMQRAMKAELHLLNVHYQMCRRHCCDIYKLVMENREGLNMNLSSNSAKKELGSALLSLLRDLKVRYVTLKEKIHKGIPLEELPPLSLESKLLSTFSTFASRLMKKETHVFSEAGAEQDDQRAHDVDVSSNLKKTLSQMSLSSDNSHATQNISPKKDDFKNGDINADFSQLKLDDKDCRHYQEISEDWSDAKENLTGVDISGTQENQIEQDRGNLDLTVEMKNVEPSQRDKSYLIHVGGLCPSVSEADLRSHFQKYQVSEISIYDSSTNYRYASLAFTKNSDAKIAVKEMNGIEINGKSVNVRPVKILGEYTSPLSSKNGNRISSNNLEKSTNKQIHSAFSISRLPRTRPWQLGSEQDSEVFPSNQGVKKNCKQIESAKLLPDTPVQFIPPNTLNLRSFTKIIKRLAELHPEVSRDRIINALQEVRIRHKGFLNGLSINTIVEMTSSLLKNSASS